A stretch of the Bradyrhizobium sp. CCBAU 53351 genome encodes the following:
- a CDS encoding DUF2336 domain-containing protein — protein MIVRQFINWIRTAPAGERAEATRALARAWLISDLSTGDRIAAEGALLMQLDDPSPLVRQAMAEAFARSLDAPASIVRALSADQPTVALPVLEHSPLLIDADLVDIVATGNDEVQCAVARRIALPVSVCAAIAEVGCAAAALELIENPHAELAPFSWNRIVERHGHLAAIREAMLVLDDLPSATRAALVAKLSETLAQFVVARNWLSADRADRITIEARDRSTINIAARSRGEDMQGLVHHLRVTGQLTAGLILRALLSSNLDLFDAALAELADLPLARVSALLHDRGGNSLHALLRRAGLPEATFAAFQVALDACHEQGFVDSDDGAVRLRRRMVERVLTHCETDRGVAEPLMVLLRRFATESAREEARLFCDELAADDAVDPVYDDLIAA, from the coding sequence ATGATTGTTCGGCAGTTCATCAATTGGATCAGAACGGCGCCCGCCGGCGAGCGGGCCGAGGCAACACGGGCGTTGGCCCGGGCCTGGCTGATCTCAGACCTTTCGACAGGCGACCGCATCGCCGCCGAAGGCGCGCTGTTGATGCAGCTCGACGATCCCTCGCCCCTGGTGCGGCAGGCCATGGCCGAGGCCTTTGCGCGCAGCCTCGATGCTCCGGCGTCGATCGTGCGGGCGCTGTCGGCGGACCAGCCGACCGTCGCGCTGCCCGTGCTCGAACATTCTCCGCTGCTGATCGACGCCGATCTCGTCGATATCGTCGCCACCGGCAATGACGAGGTGCAATGCGCGGTCGCCCGCCGCATCGCGCTGCCGGTCTCGGTCTGCGCTGCCATCGCCGAAGTCGGCTGCGCCGCGGCGGCGCTCGAGCTGATCGAAAATCCCCATGCCGAACTTGCGCCGTTCTCGTGGAATCGCATCGTCGAGCGCCATGGCCATCTCGCCGCGATCCGCGAGGCGATGCTGGTGCTGGATGACCTGCCGTCCGCAACCCGCGCCGCGCTGGTGGCAAAACTCTCCGAGACGCTCGCGCAATTCGTCGTGGCGCGGAACTGGCTGAGCGCCGACCGTGCCGACCGCATCACGATCGAGGCGCGCGACCGCTCCACCATCAACATCGCGGCGCGCTCGCGCGGCGAGGACATGCAGGGCCTGGTGCATCATCTGCGCGTCACGGGCCAGCTGACGGCCGGCCTGATCCTGCGCGCGCTGTTGTCGAGCAATCTCGACCTGTTCGACGCGGCACTCGCCGAGCTTGCCGATCTGCCGCTGGCGCGCGTCTCCGCGCTGCTGCATGACCGCGGCGGCAACAGCCTGCACGCGCTGCTCCGGCGCGCCGGGCTTCCGGAGGCGACGTTTGCGGCATTCCAGGTCGCGCTCGATGCCTGCCACGAGCAGGGCTTCGTCGACAGCGACGATGGTGCGGTCCGGCTGCGCCGTCGCATGGTCGAGCGTGTGCTCACCCATTGCGAGACCGACCGCGGCGTCGCCGAGCCGTTGATGGTCCTGCTGCGCCGCTTCGCCACCGAATCGGCGCGGGAAGAGGCACGGCTGTTCTGCGACGAGCTGGCCGCGGATGATGCGGTCGACCCGGTGTACGACGATCTGATCGCGGCGTGA
- the folE gene encoding GTP cyclohydrolase I FolE, translated as MDATIKPIRPNKLPESRPAELDPAEFLAAAVRADQPRPARAEAEAAVKTLLAYIGENTEREGLLDTPRRVVEAFDELYQGYHQCPAEVLDRTFGETAGYDDFVLVRDIEFTSQCEHHMMPFYGKAHIAYTPVERVVGLSKLARLTDIFARRLQTQEHLTAQIAAAIDEVLKPRGVAVLIEAEHTCMSVRGVAKHGASTFTSRFTGMFRDNPAEQARFLSLVRGTR; from the coding sequence ATGGACGCGACAATCAAGCCGATCCGCCCCAACAAGCTGCCGGAGAGCCGTCCGGCCGAGCTTGATCCCGCCGAATTCCTCGCGGCCGCCGTCCGTGCCGACCAGCCGCGCCCGGCGCGCGCCGAGGCGGAAGCGGCGGTGAAGACGCTGCTCGCCTATATCGGCGAGAACACCGAGCGTGAGGGCCTGCTCGACACGCCGCGCCGCGTCGTCGAAGCCTTCGACGAGCTGTATCAGGGCTATCACCAGTGTCCGGCCGAGGTGCTGGACCGCACCTTCGGCGAGACCGCCGGCTACGACGATTTCGTGCTAGTGCGCGACATCGAGTTCACCTCGCAGTGCGAGCATCACATGATGCCGTTCTACGGCAAGGCGCACATCGCCTACACGCCGGTGGAGCGCGTCGTCGGACTGTCGAAGCTCGCCCGCCTCACCGACATCTTCGCCCGCAGGCTCCAGACCCAGGAGCATCTGACGGCGCAGATCGCCGCCGCCATCGACGAGGTCCTCAAGCCGCGCGGCGTTGCCGTGCTGATCGAGGCCGAGCATACCTGCATGTCGGTGCGCGGCGTCGCCAAGCATGGCGCCTCCACCTTCACCAGCCGCTTCACCGGCATGTTCCGCGACAATCCGGCGGAGCAAGCCCGCTTCCTGTCCCTGGTGCGAGGCACGCGCTGA
- the hisI gene encoding phosphoribosyl-AMP cyclohydrolase encodes MSAHSHETEEGLAFLPKFDASGLVTVVATDVATGDVLMVAHMNDEALRKTIATGEAWYFSRSRNALWRKGETSGQTQRVIEMRTDCDQDAVWIRVEQIGAACHTGRRSCFYRKVEGEGGGAKLVFTDAERLFDPDAVYKK; translated from the coding sequence GTGTCCGCCCACTCCCATGAGACCGAGGAAGGTCTCGCCTTCCTGCCCAAGTTCGACGCCAGCGGCCTCGTGACCGTCGTCGCGACCGACGTTGCCACCGGCGACGTCCTGATGGTCGCGCACATGAACGACGAGGCACTGCGCAAGACGATCGCTACCGGCGAGGCCTGGTACTTCAGCCGCTCGCGCAATGCCTTGTGGCGAAAAGGTGAGACCTCGGGTCAGACCCAGCGCGTGATCGAGATGCGCACCGATTGCGACCAGGACGCAGTCTGGATCCGTGTCGAGCAGATCGGGGCTGCCTGCCACACCGGGCGACGCTCGTGCTTCTATCGCAAGGTCGAGGGCGAGGGCGGCGGCGCCAAGCTGGTCTTCACCGATGCGGAGCGGCTGTTCGATCCGGATGCGGTCTACAAGAAGTAG
- the yidD gene encoding membrane protein insertion efficiency factor YidD has translation MKHSACGHCSSSVEGALRLPRRFGRALIWLYRHTLSPLVGYNCRHLPTCSVYGDEAIERFGLWAGGWMTLARLLRCNPFGTSGIDNVPLTAPQGARWYLPWRYGRWRGVNAS, from the coding sequence ATGAAGCATTCAGCCTGCGGGCATTGTTCCAGTTCGGTCGAAGGGGCGCTTCGGCTCCCACGCAGATTCGGCCGGGCACTGATCTGGCTCTACCGACATACGCTCTCGCCCCTGGTCGGTTACAACTGCCGGCATCTGCCGACCTGCTCTGTCTATGGCGACGAGGCGATCGAACGGTTCGGGCTCTGGGCCGGCGGCTGGATGACGCTCGCGCGGCTGCTCCGCTGCAATCCCTTCGGCACCTCGGGCATCGACAACGTACCGCTCACCGCGCCGCAAGGTGCGCGCTGGTATCTGCCATGGCGCTACGGCCGCTGGCGCGGGGTCAATGCATCCTGA
- a CDS encoding GrlR family regulatory protein: MRQGLYKVDFHTVHGTGCGVVYVMDGRMRGGNSAFAFIGTYTGEGDSIKVKISTQRYNDDPSFKALFGVDRITLALAGREDGDTAEFEGNALQAPGVAFRAVLSRISD; encoded by the coding sequence GTGCGTCAGGGATTGTACAAGGTCGACTTCCACACCGTGCACGGAACGGGCTGCGGCGTCGTCTATGTGATGGATGGCAGGATGCGCGGGGGCAATTCCGCCTTCGCCTTCATCGGCACCTATACGGGCGAAGGCGACAGCATCAAGGTCAAGATCTCGACCCAGCGCTACAATGACGACCCGTCCTTCAAGGCGCTGTTTGGCGTCGACCGGATCACGCTGGCGCTCGCCGGCCGGGAGGACGGCGACACCGCGGAATTCGAGGGCAACGCACTGCAGGCGCCGGGCGTTGCCTTCCGGGCCGTGCTCAGCCGGATCAGCGACTGA
- a CDS encoding alpha/beta hydrolase: MVGAVPKPRADDRADRTPSGRRGRALPACLISALVPLSLTLVQCGKAPNPAALAANSQANVQVVVKTNTQVASGDTFEDRFPAPQFRERFPSASESLLQRQMSDFSPKHAVQHQPPEQAPYKVASLEPQVPYKRSPRDDLTTLVSMKSSAFPYFGNNPASDAPFLNISKGDRRGHRSYSGRVFWQDETYNDSRVLVHVPEHFDVRKPGVIVVFFHGNGATLERDVRDRQLVPKQITDSGANAVLLAPQMAVDAADSSAGKFWQPGGFKRFMAESADHLARVTGDPNSARAFANMPIVIVGYSGGFLPTAWSLEVGGISDRVRGVVLLDAVYGEMDKFASWIESHRSGFFVSAYTRGTARRDRELMSTLRQKGISVAEDMDEPLRPGSVVFVETADGITHRDYVTRAWTRDPLKDVLVKMAATPALAVTRVASTNPSAASR, encoded by the coding sequence ATGGTCGGGGCCGTTCCGAAACCGAGAGCTGATGATCGTGCTGATCGGACACCGTCCGGTCGGCGCGGTCGTGCGCTCCCGGCCTGCCTGATCTCAGCCTTGGTGCCGCTGTCGCTGACGCTGGTTCAATGCGGCAAGGCGCCGAACCCGGCGGCGCTCGCGGCGAACTCGCAGGCCAATGTGCAGGTGGTCGTCAAGACCAACACCCAAGTCGCGAGCGGCGACACGTTCGAGGATCGCTTCCCGGCCCCCCAGTTCAGGGAGCGCTTCCCGTCGGCGAGCGAAAGTCTCCTGCAACGGCAGATGTCGGACTTCTCGCCCAAGCACGCCGTACAGCACCAGCCGCCGGAGCAGGCGCCCTACAAGGTCGCATCGCTCGAGCCGCAGGTCCCCTATAAGCGTTCGCCACGCGACGATTTGACGACCCTCGTCAGCATGAAGTCGTCGGCCTTCCCCTATTTCGGCAACAACCCCGCCTCCGACGCGCCGTTCCTCAACATCTCCAAGGGCGACCGCCGCGGTCATCGCAGCTATTCCGGTCGCGTGTTCTGGCAGGACGAGACCTACAATGACAGCCGCGTGCTGGTGCACGTGCCCGAGCATTTCGACGTGCGTAAGCCGGGCGTGATCGTGGTGTTCTTCCACGGCAACGGCGCAACGCTCGAACGCGACGTGCGCGATCGCCAGCTGGTGCCCAAGCAGATCACCGATTCCGGCGCCAATGCCGTGCTGCTTGCACCGCAGATGGCCGTCGATGCCGCCGATTCCAGCGCCGGCAAGTTCTGGCAACCGGGCGGCTTCAAGCGCTTCATGGCGGAATCGGCCGACCACCTCGCCCGCGTCACCGGCGATCCCAACAGCGCGCGCGCCTTTGCCAACATGCCGATCGTGATCGTCGGCTATAGCGGCGGCTTCCTGCCGACGGCCTGGAGCCTGGAGGTCGGCGGCATCAGCGACCGCGTCCGCGGCGTCGTGCTGCTCGACGCCGTCTATGGCGAAATGGACAAGTTCGCATCCTGGATCGAGAGCCATCGTTCCGGCTTCTTCGTCAGCGCCTACACCCGCGGCACGGCGCGGCGCGACCGCGAGCTGATGAGCACGCTCCGCCAGAAAGGCATCAGCGTCGCCGAGGACATGGATGAGCCGCTCCGTCCAGGCAGCGTGGTGTTCGTCGAGACCGCCGACGGCATCACCCATCGCGACTATGTCACCCGCGCCTGGACGCGGGATCCGCTCAAGGACGTGCTGGTGAAGATGGCTGCGACGCCAGCGCTGGCGGTGACGCGGGTGGCCTCCACCAATCCGTCGGCGGCGAGCCGCTAA
- a CDS encoding iron-sulfur cluster assembly scaffold protein yields MLNDIYNKRIIELAGNIPRLGRLPDPDASATAHSKLCGSTVKVDLKMTGDTVTDFAHDVKACALGQASSSIMASRVVGSTASELRELRETVRKMLKENGAPPEGKWEEIKFLEPVRDYKARHASTLLTFDAVVDAIGQIEAKAKQPAAAQG; encoded by the coding sequence ATGCTGAACGACATCTACAACAAGCGGATCATCGAACTCGCCGGGAATATTCCGCGCCTCGGACGGCTGCCGGACCCCGATGCCTCCGCCACCGCTCACTCCAAGCTGTGCGGCTCGACCGTCAAGGTCGACCTCAAGATGACCGGAGATACCGTCACCGACTTCGCCCATGACGTGAAGGCGTGCGCACTCGGACAAGCCTCCTCATCCATCATGGCAAGTCGGGTTGTCGGCTCGACTGCGAGCGAACTCCGTGAGTTACGCGAAACTGTTCGCAAGATGCTGAAGGAGAACGGCGCGCCGCCGGAAGGCAAATGGGAGGAGATCAAATTCCTCGAGCCTGTCCGCGACTACAAGGCCCGCCATGCCTCGACGCTGCTGACCTTCGATGCCGTGGTCGATGCCATCGGCCAGATCGAGGCCAAAGCCAAGCAGCCGGCCGCGGCGCAGGGGTAA
- a CDS encoding APC family permease yields the protein MTASDAGTAPWTGRLTGGGTGVSVLVATAIVVADMIGVGVFTSLGFQVKDIPSGFSILLLWTVGGIVALCGVFAYSELGAMFPRSSGEYNFLGRAYHPAFGFLAGWVSATVGFAAPVALAAMAFGEYAKSVVPDLPPIPLAIAVVWLVSLVQLTGVRHSSTFQLISTIIKVALIVAFLVAGFVIGVPQPIAFTPQAGDLAHIVSAPFAIGLVFVMYSFSGWNAATYIIGEMNMPQRDLPRALLAGTLIVLVLYVALNAVFLYSTPVGALAGQLDVASVAGSAIFGGLGGRIVGAMICFGLISSISAMMWIGPRVMMTMGEDIPALRVFSKRSTSGAPAYAILFQLAIANLLLFTRSFEAVLDFIQFALLFCSFFTVAGVIKLRITDPDLPRPYRAWGYPFTPLVFLLVTGFMMYYLLTERPVQSLSGMLVMLSGLLIYAVFRRRPVAAGHSHHRE from the coding sequence ATGACGGCATCAGATGCGGGAACGGCACCCTGGACTGGCCGGCTGACCGGAGGCGGGACAGGGGTCTCGGTTCTGGTCGCAACCGCCATCGTGGTGGCCGACATGATCGGGGTCGGCGTCTTCACCAGCCTCGGCTTCCAGGTCAAGGATATCCCGTCCGGCTTCTCGATCCTGCTGCTGTGGACCGTCGGCGGCATCGTCGCGCTCTGCGGCGTGTTCGCCTACAGCGAGCTCGGGGCGATGTTTCCGCGCTCGAGCGGCGAGTACAATTTCCTCGGCCGTGCCTATCATCCGGCTTTCGGCTTTCTCGCCGGCTGGGTGTCGGCGACGGTGGGCTTCGCAGCGCCGGTCGCGCTTGCCGCGATGGCGTTCGGCGAATACGCCAAGTCGGTCGTGCCAGACCTGCCGCCGATCCCGCTTGCCATCGCCGTGGTGTGGCTGGTCTCGCTGGTGCAACTGACCGGCGTCAGGCACTCCTCGACCTTCCAGCTGATCTCGACCATCATCAAGGTTGCCCTGATCGTCGCCTTCCTGGTCGCCGGCTTCGTCATCGGCGTGCCGCAGCCGATCGCCTTCACACCGCAGGCCGGCGATCTCGCCCATATCGTCAGCGCGCCCTTCGCGATCGGGCTCGTCTTCGTGATGTATTCGTTCTCGGGCTGGAATGCCGCGACCTACATCATCGGCGAGATGAACATGCCGCAGCGGGACCTGCCGCGTGCGCTGCTCGCGGGCACGCTGATCGTGCTCGTCCTGTACGTCGCGCTGAACGCAGTGTTTCTCTACTCGACGCCGGTTGGCGCGCTCGCCGGCCAGCTCGATGTCGCCAGCGTCGCCGGCAGTGCCATCTTCGGCGGTCTCGGCGGCAGGATCGTCGGGGCGATGATCTGTTTCGGCCTGATCTCCTCGATCTCCGCGATGATGTGGATCGGCCCGCGCGTGATGATGACGATGGGGGAGGACATTCCGGCCCTGCGCGTGTTCTCGAAGCGATCGACGAGCGGCGCGCCGGCCTATGCCATCCTGTTTCAGCTCGCGATCGCCAACCTTCTGCTGTTCACGCGCAGCTTCGAGGCGGTGCTCGACTTCATCCAATTTGCACTGCTGTTCTGCTCGTTCTTCACCGTCGCCGGCGTCATCAAGCTGCGCATCACCGATCCCGACTTGCCGAGGCCCTATCGCGCCTGGGGATACCCGTTCACGCCGCTGGTTTTCCTGCTCGTGACCGGGTTCATGATGTACTACCTGTTGACCGAGCGGCCTGTGCAGTCGCTCTCGGGGATGCTCGTCATGCTCTCGGGCCTGTTGATTTATGCTGTTTTCCGCAGGCGGCCGGTCGCTGCTGGCCATTCACATCATCGCGAATAG
- a CDS encoding MFS transporter, whose product MEKSPAAGRFAPTALMLGNLVTGCSVLAPAGMLPELARGLDISIHAAGLLITFGAVTLCIGSPLTAWLTSRIERRTLLTTTLAVLALGNLASALAPGYTSLLVIRLVMLAVGALYTPQAAGTAAMIVPTERRGSTIAYIFLGWSLAAAVGLPLITFIASRYGWQAAYGGIGALGCLSVLLLLLRLPAGLKGVPVDLKTWREVGRDKTILLLLAITMLQMSGQFVVFTFMGPLLGKLTGAGPDAIGMVFALYGVCGFLGVVIATRIVDSWGPYRTSLLFACLLLTGIAGWAIGAGALAFMAAGVAVWGLGFASTNSMQQVRLVAAAPPLASATVALNTSVLYIGQAVGSAIGGLLFARELLHTLGFVAVGFVVLALILIVLTRPHRVAAAA is encoded by the coding sequence ATGGAAAAATCCCCTGCCGCCGGCCGTTTCGCGCCAACTGCCCTCATGCTTGGCAATCTCGTCACCGGCTGCTCCGTGCTGGCCCCGGCGGGCATGCTGCCGGAGTTGGCGAGGGGGCTCGACATCAGCATTCATGCCGCCGGGCTGCTGATCACCTTCGGCGCGGTGACGCTGTGCATCGGCTCGCCGCTGACGGCCTGGCTGACCAGCCGCATCGAACGGCGCACGCTGCTGACGACGACGCTCGCGGTGCTCGCGCTCGGCAATCTCGCCTCGGCCCTTGCGCCCGGCTACACCAGCCTCCTCGTCATCCGTCTCGTGATGCTCGCCGTCGGTGCGCTCTATACGCCGCAGGCTGCCGGCACCGCGGCGATGATCGTGCCGACTGAGCGGCGCGGCAGCACCATCGCCTATATCTTTCTCGGCTGGTCGCTGGCTGCCGCCGTCGGCTTGCCGCTGATCACCTTCATCGCCAGCCGCTACGGCTGGCAGGCGGCCTATGGCGGGATCGGCGCGCTCGGTTGTCTCAGCGTCCTGCTGTTGCTGCTGCGCTTGCCGGCGGGCTTGAAGGGGGTGCCGGTGGATCTGAAGACCTGGCGCGAGGTCGGCCGCGACAAGACAATTCTGCTGCTGCTCGCGATCACCATGCTGCAGATGTCGGGGCAGTTCGTGGTGTTCACCTTCATGGGTCCGCTGCTGGGCAAGCTCACCGGCGCCGGCCCCGATGCGATCGGCATGGTGTTCGCGCTCTACGGTGTCTGCGGCTTCCTCGGCGTCGTCATCGCCACCCGCATCGTCGACAGTTGGGGGCCTTATCGCACGTCGCTGCTGTTCGCCTGCCTGCTGCTGACCGGCATCGCCGGCTGGGCGATCGGCGCAGGCGCGCTTGCCTTCATGGCGGCCGGGGTCGCGGTCTGGGGTCTCGGTTTTGCCTCGACCAATTCGATGCAGCAGGTGCGGCTGGTTGCGGCCGCGCCGCCCCTGGCATCGGCGACCGTCGCGCTCAACACGTCGGTCCTCTATATCGGCCAGGCCGTCGGCTCCGCCATCGGGGGATTGTTGTTCGCCCGCGAGCTCCTGCATACGCTCGGCTTCGTTGCAGTCGGTTTCGTCGTGCTGGCGCTGATCCTGATCGTCCTGACCCGGCCCCATCGGGTTGCCGCCGCGGCCTGA
- a CDS encoding lytic transglycosylase domain-containing protein, translated as MPAPLNAARGGHFIMSVDNSSATQTVGLDPTRARVAGAIKQASNVSGVSFQYMLTTAKMESDFDPTAGATTSSAHGLYQFIDQTWLGTVKEAGTQLGYGNYSDAITRTSSGGYSVDDPAMKRSIMKLRDDPEAASSMAAALTQSNSFKLTGLLGRRPSDSELYMAHFMGVGGAAKLIANAEDNPQAVGARLFPNAASANRSIFYAKDGRARSVSEVYSVLDARYASAANSKVTRSAMAMYGGTPSTTQVASANGVQPTAPMVDNAAYLQTFPNTNAVTPVSATSPTTVADNTPTTPAFRSIYQPGDTTQPVSTTVQKLWGNNASLTSVASAAPDVRPPQPLDLFSDRNGTFSS; from the coding sequence TTGCCGGCGCCGCTCAACGCCGCACGGGGCGGGCACTTCATCATGTCGGTCGACAATTCCAGTGCCACGCAGACGGTCGGTCTCGATCCGACGCGGGCGCGCGTCGCCGGTGCGATCAAGCAGGCCTCGAACGTCAGCGGCGTCAGCTTCCAGTACATGCTGACCACCGCCAAGATGGAATCGGATTTCGATCCCACGGCAGGGGCCACCACCTCGTCCGCGCATGGGCTCTACCAGTTCATCGACCAGACCTGGCTCGGCACCGTGAAGGAGGCCGGCACCCAGCTCGGCTACGGCAACTATTCCGACGCCATCACCAGGACGTCGTCGGGCGGCTACAGCGTGGATGATCCCGCGATGAAGCGGTCGATCATGAAGCTGCGTGACGATCCGGAAGCCGCCTCCAGCATGGCGGCGGCGCTGACGCAGTCGAACAGCTTCAAGCTCACCGGCCTGCTCGGGCGCAGGCCGAGCGACAGCGAACTCTACATGGCGCATTTCATGGGCGTCGGCGGCGCCGCAAAACTGATCGCGAATGCCGAGGACAATCCGCAAGCGGTCGGTGCGCGGCTGTTTCCGAACGCCGCCTCCGCCAACCGCTCGATCTTCTACGCCAAGGACGGCCGCGCCCGCAGCGTCTCCGAAGTCTATTCGGTGCTGGACGCGCGCTATGCCAGCGCGGCCAATTCGAAGGTGACCCGCAGCGCGATGGCGATGTATGGCGGCACGCCGTCGACGACGCAGGTTGCGAGCGCGAATGGGGTGCAGCCCACCGCGCCGATGGTCGACAACGCTGCTTATCTCCAGACCTTCCCCAACACGAACGCCGTGACGCCAGTCAGTGCGACATCGCCGACAACGGTCGCGGACAATACGCCGACAACGCCGGCCTTCCGCTCGATCTATCAGCCCGGCGATACCACGCAGCCGGTCTCGACCACCGTGCAGAAATTGTGGGGCAACAACGCCTCGCTCACCTCGGTCGCCTCAGCTGCGCCTGACGTGCGGCCGCCGCAGCCGCTCGATCTCTTCAGCGATCGCAACGGCACGTTCTCGAGCTAG